The Candidatus Celerinatantimonas neptuna DNA segment CCGTATAGCCATATTTTAATTTCACAGGAGCAGAGAAACCTTGTAGAAAAGATGGTGTCGGCTTTTCCAGGATCCCTTCAAAAATAAATACCTGTTCAGATTCAGTAAGATTCAAGACAGAACCATTACGAGCAGCTTCTGCCCCTTTAAGTATAAGAGGTTTCCCTTGTTGACTTAATAATTCAATATCAACCGGAATATGCAATGCTACTTTATTTTTTTGATCCGCCGTTGGTTGAGTCTGCTGTTTTATCGTTAAGGTAAAAGTTTGTGTTTTTTGATCATAATGATCTGTTACATCTAATTGTGGCGTTCCTGACTGAGAATACCAGCGGCGGAACTGAGTCAAATCAATACCAGATGCATCTTCCATTGCCTGAGCAAAATCATCACAAGTTACCGCATGACCGTCATAACGTTTGAAATACAAAGCCATCCCAGCCTGGAATTTTTCTTCACCCAATAGGGTGTGCATCATCCGAATAACTTCAGCACCTTTTTCATAAACCGTCAGTGTATAAAAGTTATTCATTTCAATGACTTTATCAGGACGAATCGGATGAGCCATAGGGCCTGAATCTTCAGCAAACTGCTGGCTACGCAGAACTCGGACGTCTGAAATTCGTTTTACTGAACGCGAATTGAGATCTGAACTGAATTCCTGGTCACGGAAGACAGTTAATCCTTCTTTCAATGACAATTGGAACCAATCCCGGCATGTTACTCTATTCCCGGTCCAGTTATGGAAATATTCATGGCCAATAACCGATTCAATTCCCATAAAATCATCGTCTGTTGCTGTCTCGCGGCTCGCTAATACATATTTCGAATTGAAAACGTTAAGCCCTTTATTTTCCATTGCTCCCATATTGAAAAAATCAACAGCGACAATCATGTAAATATCAAGGTCATATTCAAGGTTGAACCGTTTTTCATCCCAGGCCATAGATTTTTTAAGAGATGTCATAGCATGATGAGAACGGTCTAATTGACCTTTATCGACAAAAAGTTCTAAAGTAACTTTACGGCCACTGCGGGTAATAAATTCATCTTCAAGCCTATCAAAATCCCCTGCAACCAGGGCATAGAGATAGCATGGTTTTGGGAAAGGGTCTTGCCAGCGAACCCAGTGACGGTCATTTTCTAAGTCACCCGATTCAATTTTATTCCCGTTAGATAACAAATATGGATAAGCAGATTTAGGCGCTTCAATGCGTGTTGTAAACGTTGCAAGAACATCAGGTCTGTCCTGATAAAACGTAATGCGTCGAAAGCCTTCTGCCTCACATTGTGTACAAAACCCGTCTCCTGACTTATACAAGCCTTCCAGGGCAGTATTTGCTTTGGGATCAATTTCTGTTTCAATGGTTAGTTTACATGAACCGATGCCCCGGATTGTCAGACTTTCCGGATCGCGCTGATAATCTTCATATATAGCTCCATCAACAAGGAGTTTTTTTAATTGAAGGCCGCTATCTCCATCGAGTCTTAATGGCTCTCCTTCACGAAGCTGCTCAATTTCCAGAGTTGAAATAACTTGAGTATGGTGATCATCAAGGATCACATCTAAATCAACATGGCGTATTGCAAATGCAGGGGCAATATAATCTTTACGATATTTGGCTACTGGCGTAGACATATCAAATCCTTAAAAGTCAGAACATGGCCCCTAGTTTAATCAAACATACTTGGTTGACACAATAAATTAGCTAATAATCTTATCTTGGGTATTCGCAAAGACTCAGAATCCAATGCGGTACATTAAAGTTATTCGGTATTAAAGCGTATGAGAGCCTTGATATAAGAAACCGGCAAATGCCGGTTTCTTATACTGTTGGTATTCAATAAAACAAGGCAATACCTAGATGATACCAACTGCATTGAGGAAAATAAGGATAATTGCGGCCGGTGATACATAACGAAGACAAGCGATGTAATGCTTGAAATATTTTTTCATTTCAAAACTTTCAGCATTACGTTTATGTGCTTTTAAGCGCCAGCCAACAAATATTGCGGTGAATAAACCACCTATTG contains these protein-coding regions:
- the pepN gene encoding Aminopeptidase N; this encodes MSTPVAKYRKDYIAPAFAIRHVDLDVILDDHHTQVISTLEIEQLREGEPLRLDGDSGLQLKKLLVDGAIYEDYQRDPESLTIRGIGSCKLTIETEIDPKANTALEGLYKSGDGFCTQCEAEGFRRITFYQDRPDVLATFTTRIEAPKSAYPYLLSNGNKIESGDLENDRHWVRWQDPFPKPCYLYALVAGDFDRLEDEFITRSGRKVTLELFVDKGQLDRSHHAMTSLKKSMAWDEKRFNLEYDLDIYMIVAVDFFNMGAMENKGLNVFNSKYVLASRETATDDDFMGIESVIGHEYFHNWTGNRVTCRDWFQLSLKEGLTVFRDQEFSSDLNSRSVKRISDVRVLRSQQFAEDSGPMAHPIRPDKVIEMNNFYTLTVYEKGAEVIRMMHTLLGEEKFQAGMALYFKRYDGHAVTCDDFAQAMEDASGIDLTQFRRWYSQSGTPQLDVTDHYDQKTQTFTLTIKQQTQPTADQKNKVALHIPVDIELLSQQGKPLILKGAEAARNGSVLNLTESEQVFIFEGILEKPTPSFLQGFSAPVKLKYGYTDEQLLMVAQYASDSFCQWDALQQFIHRYFCKNVVNLDDKQPLILPDEFIDTLRGILLDPKLEPAFTTLLFSLPSGKELVELFEQADIDKICKVREQFMCYIATQLEDEILAIIGKANSIDKGELTAEQIGWRSLKAQLLKYAAYTNPELIEREYYQAQTMTLVLASLTAANEANLVCRDSLMADFERKWQHNSLVMDKWFVLQGTYPGQDALARVKALLKHPSFNLANPNRTYSLIGRFAHHNLRAFHAVDGSGYSFLGDIIAQLNESNPQVASQLLTPLIQCGHFDDTRKAKIKLVLEHLSSLSNVSRDLFEKLDKALEQLK